AAACATAATAAGTTGGaataaaaaccagaagacaaaaAGCCCTCCAGGAATTACATTGGACAACCCTGGTCTAAGTAAGCTTACCATTCTGTAAAGTTAGCAGCCACAGACAGTTCTTATGCTGTTATTAGTGCTCATCAACATGATGCTATCTAAAACTGACAGCAAAATGGGCATATGTAAAGCATGTGTTCAAGGAACACTGACACATTTAGCTGACATTGTTTCTACTTAGAAGTTATATAAAATCAGAGTTTGTGATAAGATGCATATTATCCAATACCATTTAATAAGCTCATAAATAAGGACCTTTTCAAATGGTACCCAGAGTACACTTCtgataataaatgtaaaaaaagaaagggtTTTACTTCTAATATGTCTAAAGTTCCCAGTACTTGGATGTATAACCTATAAGAGTTCCAGTGCGATCGCTGCCAAAAAAGGTGCTTACCGTTATATTAATGCTAATGAAAGTGTGCCTGTTTTATCAAAATTAACTTTCACATTATACAGGAGCTTTAGGACAGATTGCCCACCATCAGGATGGTGGGAGTTTCTAGTTGATGACACAAATTACGCTTAGGTGTTCTATTTATGTGCATCTTTTTCATCCATAACATTCATGTGCCCAACAATAAATGCAAGCTCCCATTTGCAAATTGATATATAGAAAATACAATCACCCCAGTTTCCAAATCATAAGTAATCATTGGAGCATTTTAACTTGACACCAATATGGGAATAAGAAACATCCTTGATCTTCACTAAAAGGAGGGTGTTATTCAGACTTCAGGCGATTAGGTTTGTCCCTATAAATTTGCTTAAGGAATCATGCAACTGGAATACACAGTTCTGTGTAGTTTTATTTCCCATTCTAGAACAACAGTCGGGAGAATATTTCTAGAGCTACTCCAATGAACAAAACCAAGAATCTAATCCAGAACAACAAAGATTTTACTAAAACAGAGTAACCAGAATTTTACCTTTGCTCCTGAATGAGCTCCTCTGCAGATAAGATttgtttgttcagctttttcacCTGTTTGTAGTGACTGAAGCACTGTTTGTGCTCAGGGTCCAGCTTCAGACATTCACGGATCTCACTgtttggtggaaaaaaaaatcataaaaatgaaCAAGTCTAATAGGAACATGGAAAGCAATGTGCCAATATCTAtacatggagagagagagacacacatgATGCTATCTGACCACCActtcactggaaaaaaaaaccatttaATAATCTACCACAGAAAATAGCTTTTACAGTTGTGTTAAAGGTTGGCCCTCCTTTTTAGtttcataatattaaaaaaattgaaagctTTTAAGAAGTGAGGCTATAATCCATTTCTATACCTATTTAAATGCCATGGGCTCAAGAAACTACAGATAGAAGACTGAAGTGTTTGGAGACCTGTAAGTGGCCTGAGAGAAATCATAAGGAATCTTTTGGATTTACCAAGGTTTTGATTATTGTAAATATTCACAGTCTTCAGTGTGAAACCCAGGGTAAAAGATAGGTAGGCAAAAGCATGAGCCACATAGAGAGAGGAAGCAGAAGGAGGAAACTGACGAAGTGTGCCAGGTGTGCAGACAGTAAAGATCAGATTCTAGCCAAGTATTGGAACCTTGTTTCAGAGAGCATGCCAttctattatttaaaaaaaaactctgatgTCTCTTATATAGAATCCTCAGGTTAAAATATTCTCTCCTGGTTAATGGATGCAAATTTAAGAATAGGGAGACAGATTCCCAGTGACTTTGGAACATCACAATTTTAGGAAGAAAGATCTTGTTCCAAGTTGTATTCGGTTTGATTTAGGATGCAGGTTTCTCTCTGTTGGGCCAGTTCAGGCGTTATAGGAGGGTTGGCAGTCAGGGTTTTTACTGGTTGGTCAGGACACAGACACTTTGTTTGTACATACGGTTATGTTTTATGTTGAATGTGTATAACGTCATGCGTCTTCTTGTTATTGCCATTGTTAATTTATCCCAGTTTACCCAGATTTATTACTTTtgccaaagctgtgccagaggaAGAACTCGGGTGCCTCTAACTATGCAGTACCAATCACctgggtatattcttggcatatcttttagaatttgggggttatgattattttaattgatcACACTTGGTATTTTCTATGTTTTCTTACTCCTTATATGTAGGACTTGAATAAACCTACATTTTAAGTCAAATGAATTCTCTTTGAATGAAACTGTTCCAATTTAGCTTTTGTTTCTCCCCCCAATTTCTTTCCCAGAGAGTATTAAAAGGCACCTTCAAGTGGCATGGCAAGATACTGATCAttcacagcagaaataaaggcTCCAATGAAGGAACTAGACAGTGTCCATGAGCTATCTTGTTATATGTAGGATGAAAAGAAGAGAATGACACAGCTATTAAGTCTCATTTGCAGAAGAGTCAAACTGTGCTATTAGAGCACTTACAAGGCATGTTACTACCACTGATTCTGTAGTATACACACCACAAATATGAGACTGATATAAGAgacatcttgattttttttcttgaactcACTCTAGTCAACCTTCAACACAGAAGTAGCTTTAGTGAAACAAACAGTTGCTCACTCCTTTGATACAGGAACAATGAATTTCTGGACTATGGATCAGTGGTTAGCAATGAGATAAATGAAGAAGGGCTTTTATCCCTCTAAATTCTAAACTGATCAAGAAGAAATCCTTTATGTACACTTATTGCTCCTATATGCAAGCATAACTATAAAAACTAATTTATCTTGCCCATCTAATaagataataaataaataaaaggtttaCACAGTTTAACAGCTCTTAAAGCCAAGTACCTGCTTCTTCCCCCAGGTTTCAAATATTATAGGAATAATTGCTTCTAAAACACCTTTTTAATACAAACTTAAAATATTGCTTGTGTAATCAGCATGATGCATGGCTATGCAGCCCAGGGACACTGGGGAAAAACATTTCCTACTGCAGTTTTAccacattatttattttataagatTCAATTTTATATAGTAcatacagaatacaaaaggACTACATGTCTCACAAGTCTCATATTCCAAAAATTTAACTTAAAACAAACCTTACTTAAGTGACATTTCATGGTCTCCCAACTTGTAGTAAATAGTGCTGAGTTTATAGAATGCATCAGTGTTGTCATTCTTCAATTTGGATGCAGCTTTTAGGTCACTGATTGCTTTTCCCATTTCTCCcatctggataaagcagtttgcTCGGAGTTCTCTTAGACTAACATCCCAGACACAGATCTAACAGAAGAGGAATgcataaaatgaaattatagaTGGATTTGACAGAAACTACTTCATATTCAATTAAATGTCCTTGAAAACACAGGAGCTCTCATAAATCATCTCCCTCAGAAAGATTGAATAAGATGCGGTTAGACCATCATCACCAGGAATGATGACAATTTAGGATAGCTAAGGCCAATTAAACTTAACTGCTGTCGTCCCCACCTGAACTTCTGGTGTAAGCTCCTTGTAGTGTTAGCTAGCAATtaaaaatttaatatttaaaaaacacaaaatcactCTTAATTTTACAGTGTTATAGATAACATTTTGCTAGTTTTGGTTACTTACCTCTATAAGCACATCAAGACGTTCTGCTGCCATTTTATAATCCTTTGCACTGTAGTCCTTCTTTGCCTGGGCCACAAGTCTTTGCATTTCATCAGATTTCAACAGCTGACTCCtagcttctttttcttctttctcgCTAGGACTGGATTTTAGCTACAAAGTAACAGAAGAAAAAATTTGCGGAAGTCGCTGACTTTTTTTAGGAGTCAGTTAAATTCTTAGACCACAGAAGCCAATATATTGAGAATACAAATTATGAAAGCAAAGTAATCGTTAGGATGCAATTACTTTCATTGGCGTACACCTGCAGTTTAGAACTCACCTccactttaaacatttttatgtttaagtTTGTGGCAGCCTACTTTGTTTTGTCATGTCAGGTTTGGAATGCACTGTTAATGGCACTTATTTGACTAAATCCTTAAATGCTTTCCATTTGCAAATGAAGACAAcacaatagttttatttttgagtTAATGGGGTATACATTAATATGCCTGCATTACTCTTGGAATTTTCTGCAAGCTCAGCTGTTGCAAGAGCATCATGAATATGTCAAGTGCATTAAAATCCCTTGACATTAGACTGCTGAACCATCGAGATTACTTACAAACAGAAGGCATTACTACAGAAGCTTGCAAAACCACTtagaaaaatgtttcaggttgAAAAGGATTTTTGTTTCCTCTTAACAGTTATAATTGGTTTCATTGCAAAAGTGTTATTCTAAAACAGAATATGAGCTATTCCAATAGTAATACCATACCAAGTAATACCATAATCATGAAGCCTGGAATCAGATATCTGAATATTCTGATGTTGTCTAAAGGCATCCCCATCAGGAGAAGAAAAATGTTGAATTAGTAGACATATGAAAACTGCAATACAAAGCCAGTGAAGTTGATCTTCTGTGACAATCAATATTAGGAGAGTATAGGCCAGTATCACATATCAGCAATACACGTCAGTTAGAGCCGACTGTCTGAAGGACTGTGCAATTGGAGAAAAGCCTGTGTTGATTTAGCGCCTCCTCTCAGTTTAGGTGAGAATTCAAAATTACACTTTTTTAGGGAGCCTAATGAAACTATGTTTTTACATAAAGccttgcttaaaaaaaaaagaagttgcCAAGCTGTGAAAATATAAGTTAAATGGATTCTAATCAGGTGGGTAGGTGGAAATTTTCAAGACACAACCAATTCTGAAAATTAAGGCAGGAAATAAGCAGCAAAAATTAGTTTTCTCACCATTAAAGAGTCTCATTAAAGAAACTTAAATGTTCTCATCACTCAGTTCTCATCATTggctgtttttcatttcatccCTTCACTAATCCTAATTTTACCCAAGCTTAACACTGAAAGCTGTGCACACCTGCAGTATTGCCGATAAATAGCCTTGCTCCTGAAAAGCTGTAATGTTAGAATTGAATACATTAAACACTGTCACTTTCAACACCTTGAGCGACCTCCTTTACAACATCCTTTCTTTCctcttttacttaaaaaaagctttgctGCTGTGAACGACCTGCAAATTTTCATTTCTGTCTGGCTggaagaattatttttattgcatgtGCCACTTGGCACAGCTACCTGGGAATATCAATCCtcaagagacagagagagaagattCATAATGAAGTGAAGGAATTACAAGATGGAACTCCAAGACCTCAATACAAGGGCATTTGTGTCTTCCGGCAATATTGTGTGGAAAGTCAAGAGCTTTAGGGGAGGCAGCTAATAAAGGCAGAGAATGGATTggtaaaatatacattaaaaccCATGAAAAAACAGATTCTAGGGGTAGGAAAAACATTATATATCCCTTTACTGCATATCAAAAGCCCATCAATCTTGCGAATATGGCTGTAAATCAAGTAGTTTAAAAGTAGCTGATCAGACAGACTttggtatttttatttatatctaTAGTTTTGGTGAGTTTTGTCAGGATCTTTAAGTTCTACAATAAAACATGGATAGTCTAAATGACATTACTGGACCTCCTTTTTGGCCAAAATGCAATCAATAAATAGTGTAACAATACTTTGTTGTGCATGGCAGTACCTAAAGGATCCAGGTGACACGTCCATTCTCATTTAAGAGCAGTCAGCCGCTCTTTAAATTTAGGATTTACACAGCACAATCAGGCCCCGCTCCACAATGTCTCTCTCACCATCATCTCTGCTTACAATTTCCCCTGGTCTTTAGTGACACCTTCTGGCATTCAGTCTTGTTTCAAGTTCTCATATCACATTTGCTTTTGTTCTCTATGTGCCAAAACTGCTTATTTTAATTTAGCAggtctctttaaaaaataactgttaaCCATTTTAGTAACTATACAGAAAGGGAAAGGTGTTACAATGCAAGTTATTGAATATTAAAGtgcaatgttttcttaaaagacAGCTACTGTAAGGCTTTTCATAAGTCTCTCAGTGGCCACAACCGTAGGCACGCTAAAGATTTATAAGCACTCATGGcctaataaaaatgtatgtgtTAAAAGCAAATGTCAAACCTTTCTTCCAATGGAAAAGCAAAcgttaaaataatatagtatatataaataaaacaggaaattaCACTCATatgtaacctacagtatatctcccCCCCATAACAAAAcctgaacattttttatattaccaTGTCAAGTTTCCAGAATGAAAGTGTGGTTCATTGCTCAGAAGAATCCACATTTTACAAACATTTGATAAATTGGTGTGATAACATAACTGAAATGAGGTTTCACAATGAATTTCTGCTACAACAAAAGCTTGTCTACAGTGTAGGCTCACAACAGCTCATTGCTATCTTTGTTTTGCATCATTTGGGACATACTGGAGTCTATTCAGATGTTtagccatttacagtacatgggcTTTACCTCTAAATATCAGGCACTCCACACAGCCTCAGCTATCAATGAATTATAACCCACTGAAGAGCACCCCTTCTTTTCCCCATTAAAATTTTCcctctttatactgtacataggtgTACTACATACAATGCCGCATAAAAGTATTCTCCTCCTTTCAATGAGGATACCcatgatgtatttttttaattaaatattttaatcagatCTTCAATCTTTCATGGAGAAAGGTGTcagtaaaaactgaaaatgttgatTACGTAAGTATTCACCCAAGCCAATATTTGGAGGAAGCACCTTtaacagcaagtcttccagaaATAATACCAATTTTGCCTAGTAGAATGGTACAAATATCACtcatttttctttgtaaatttgTCCAGGCTATTCCAGGTTAGCTGGGGATTGTCAATGGATGGCAGTTTTGAAGCCTTCACAAAGATTTTGCATTGGATTTAAACAAGaacattcactttcttcttgTTAAGCAACTCCAGTACATTGCAGCTCTGggcttgtgttttggatattggCCTAATTAAGTTTTCAGGTCTTTAGAGCAGGCTTTTCTCCAAAACGTACCTATATTGTGCTGCTACATTTTTCCCTTAGATgttgacaagcttcccagttcCTTCTTATGAGAAAGAACTACATTTCATACTAGTAAAATGTAGATTAGGCAATAGACTATTTCTAGCTCAAAACCCAACATACTTTAAAAAGAGCAAATTTTATCTcgtctgaccacaaaaccttttgcttCATCTTTTCAGTAtcagttaaaaaaagttaaaagtttgGTTGCGAAttccacctgggatttgaaatgGGTTTGCCATTTTATACAACAAACCAGTTTTGTGAAATGACTGGGATATTGTGCACATTTTCACCCATCTCAGCTGATGAACACCATTGGCATTATGGTGATTTCCCTAACCAATTTCATCCTTGCTCAGCTGCTCACTTTAACGGGACAGTCTGTAAGCTATGTTCGGATGGTATGATACAGCTTCTACTTCATGATGCTCAAAGGAATATTCAGTGCATCTAAAACCTGTTTACCgacttgttttgaaagatgcTTCATCTTCATGGTTGAacctttgcttgaaattcattaccTGAGAGTGGTACTTATTCTTAAATCACATGAATCAAATTGCAAACAGAGAGGCCACTTAACTAACTGTGTGACTTATCAAAGTCATTTTGaccacctgaactaatttatgtttacattagtatacagtacaaaccatACATCATCCCAGATTAAAATTCACTTTTAACAAGTTGACATTTAATGGATTTTTGGAGCAATACATCTCTTCCGTACATTCCATTTCCTTTTCTTCAACCTCAAAATATCTTCACAAGTAAAAGGGAACAAAACATTGTTGCGTTTAAGGAGCATCAAAACAGCCGATATaatattgcattttgttttactcacCACATCTTtaaaatcagtttctgcttcatCTAACTTTCCTTGCTTGAGGAGTAGATTTCCTCTCTGTAGCCTTGCCTGTAGAAGATGTTAGGATATTTAGTTAAATGCacaaaatttaaattaagtgATATTATAGTTATATAATGTAACAGTAAGGTCTTTAGAATACTTTGGTCACCATATTgcaggaaaataaaattctgcCGTGGTATcagtccagaaaaaaaaaaagataaattctGCAGCATAAATGAAACTCAGCCCTTCTAGCCTCAAACAGAAAGGATTATAAGTGGACCCCATACAGACATTAACattcctcaaaggcattgacagagttaacccagtggacttcttcCAACAAGTGGAAAGTATCCCAGTTATAATGCTGAAGCCCATACCCTGCCTTCTTTCAATGTATAACATGGTCATACTGGTTTTTGAAATCAAATATAGTGCTGTATTAGAAACTGCTAGAATCAATCGCTTTATAATTAAAAGGTAAGATCCAAATAAAATTAACTTGGAAAAAGTTCAATTAAGATTTTTAACGTTCTAGAAAGAAATGTCTGTTTCACATTTTCCTCTGTACAAAAAGAAATCAAGTTAAACTGGAAATCAGATTTCCAGTTTAACCCAAGAATTTACTGTATCAAAATGGCTTCCCAGTAGATATtttgttaaggaacaagtaataggtttattccatgctgaaaaaaagaagaaagagaacaacgtttctgccgtggagccttcttcaggtgtgagagagacagggcagtaggcaaaggtaaaggtaaagtagcgggagaacaaaggttgggagggaggaggagtgagaggcgggagcaggggacagaaagagaggccaatcaagaggtgtgaagtcagaatgggtgcagagaggtgtgaaattatattttgttaagGCATATCTGTAGACTGACTTACTGAGGTGAAATCTGGTTTGAGTTCAATGACTTTACTGAGATCCGGCAAAGCTGACTTGGATTTCCCCATGGCCAGATAAACTGTGGCTCTTCTGTAATAGGCCAGGTAATTTTTGGGGTCACCATCTGTTGAACAACAGCAATTACAAAAATGATAATAGCCTGCATACACATTTAAGTCTTGGTATATTACTTTGCTGGAAATAATTTGTTTATTCTATGAAAATACACAACGCAGAAAGAATCAAAAGATACATTACTTCCTAGGTATGTCTCTAGTTTGTAATGCTGTAGGCATATCTGGACTAATGTCCCCCCCCCTGCAGTATGTTGGCATAAGCTAACAGAAAAGTGGTGtggcttttaaaagaaaaaaaacttttacacaCATTACAGAACAGATGCTTTATTTTTCTGGACTGTAGCCCAGCACTGATTCAAAATAAAGCGTTTTTTGATGAGCTTCTTCATcgcaaaaagaaaacacagtggATGATGTTTCCCAAATCAGGTTTTTCTCATTTGAGATACTGACCTACAGCAGCATGAAAGTGAGACAAAGCATCTGCCAACTGTCCGGCAGCCAACAATTTCTTTCCCATTTCCAGATGGCTCTCGAGTCCTGCATTCTTCCCACACTGCACTCCTGCAAAGGGGAAAAGCCATGAGCTTTCAGGTAATCTGAATCTTGAAAGTAGAGGTGTTCTCCTTTCTAACTGATTCCACCACctatgcttttaaaaaacaatataaactcATCATTAGCACCATTATTGTTCCACACTTCTCTTTCACAGTCTTTATCCTAACAGAGAAATAGTTTACTGCATTTAGATAGCAGTCACCATCCAAACAAATCTCCAACctttctacatacagtagaacaGGGGACACTTCATTCAGCACTGGAGTGTAGCACAAACCTTAGTGATGGCCACTACATGCTGCCCCACTcattacacagcagatcagagaGCAAGAATCTGCAACACCAGTTCAATTAAGGGCTTAATATTAGCAATAGTAAGGTCTGATTGAGCAACATCCCATAGAATCTCTAATGGCAAGTAATCAGAATTTCAGTTAAATAACACTTGCTAATTCTTTCTGCCCTGCTTCCTTctcgttttttcagaaattaaagaaaTTTAGCTTGGcttgcattgctgcctcacagtgatggtcctgggttcaattctacgATGTTATCTGTGTCGAGTCTGTATGGTCACcctatgttcatgtgggtttcctcccacagttctaGTTAACTGGCTCGTGGAAAACCGGCCCTGGCATGAGCGTgctcatgtctgtgtctgtgcccgacgatggactgacatcccatccagggttgcttgctgggataggtttgGGCTGCCCCACAACTCTATTGGAtagagcagttagaaaattcATAGACATGTTTAaattttggggggaaaaaaaaatgaaggatAGCACAATGTCCTCAGTTACTATCCTTGAGCATGGTTTCTAGATTCTTGTACAGAGGGACCAGTGTCCCCAACTAGTCCACGATTAGCGTTTGCACAAGCAAATATCAGTTCAGGCGAGAAGGCAGGTACTGTTACAGACAATTTAACAGACCTGGAAAAAAGTATAAACACTTATTAAAGGGGGTTTTTACATCAGTGAGTTGCAACTGGAACTTTAAGAGACATTCAGCTTCTGATATTAAATGGGTGTGCAGTCAGCTATATATCCCCATTTATTccccataaaaaaaaatcaaaagatttCTCACAAATTATAAAGGTATAGAAAAGACCAAAGGGGATTTAATTTCACGTTCAGCTAAATATCTTACTAAAGCTAAAATCAGTACCAAGGTCACATTTAACTAGCAGCCACTTTTTAATTTATGAGCATAACTCATATCTCTTAACATTTCCGCAGCAGCAAAATCATTTCCAAAAATGCTAAAGAATTTTTCAAGATACGATTTCCAATATAATAATTTAGCTAGTACTCGGATGATGCGATATCtccttaaaaacaaatcaagaagttataaaaaaaaacaatgcaggaAGTACAATAACTAAtaagtgagaaaaaaaacttcaatttCGCACGTGAAGTCCACACCATTTACAAATCTTAAATTTCACTACTACCATAATCGTTATTATACCATAAAACAAGTACGGCACACAGCTATTTGTTATACTCGCAGAAGAAAGCCTGTACTATATGTGAAATCATCGGAGCAGTTTGTTTTTATCAATCAACATTAAAATCCACGCTGACAGCTTCTGCTCAGCAGAGCACTGCTGCACGTCTTTTCGTCTTTTATTAGATTTGACTCAATACAAGCTCCTTTGGGCGGCACACAATGATAAATCCATACACTCTAGCAATGAACTCAACTAAAAATAGGTTCTGGCGACTTGGGAAGAATAAACCATTTTTCCGACTGCTCCCCATAAACTAAGACTCTACAAGAGGCATCACGCATCTGGTACTGTGCACTCTGGGCAATACCAACCAGCTGCAAAACCAGCGGGCTTGTCAAACTTTCTTGACGCCACGTCTGTTCGTGGAATTGAAGAAAGTCTTGTCAAGTCCAGGTAATTactgaagaataaaataatttaataacggCATTGAGCGAAGATGAAACGCATAATCTTTCCCGTAGGAAAAGGCAGTGAGAaacggcaaaaaaaaaacaaacttaccTTCATATCGTAGGTCAATCAAAACAAGAATATATGAAAAATAACATAGGACTTTGCGTGCAAAAGGGCCTACTGAAAccatgtttaatattaaaacgtTACAAAATTTAATTAAGCGTGAAGTTTAGGCTACCAGAACCTTGCGGAATtgcaatactgtttttttttctatttccagCCTTTAAAGTTCAGCACAAGTTAACTCGCCTGGTCGTGGGTTGCTCCGATTGGATGGAGGAGTTTAAAATCCCACCCCTTGCCTCTAATTCAACAACGTGGAGCCACGGCAGCGTTTCGGGGGGAGGCAATAGCGTGTCAACTGGACCTGATTTGGAAATGTTTCACATGCAGTATCCGAATTGAGTTACTTAACTCGTAAGAATACCTCGTCCTCTCTACTTGCAGTTTTCTAGGTAGATTATTCTGTTTTAATGGTGGCATTACAGAGG
This portion of the Lepisosteus oculatus isolate fLepOcu1 chromosome 15, fLepOcu1.hap2, whole genome shotgun sequence genome encodes:
- the dnajc3a gene encoding dnaJ homolog subfamily C isoform X2, whose translation is MGKKLLAAGQLADALSHFHAAVDGDPKNYLAYYRRATVYLAMGKSKSALPDLSKVIELKPDFTSARLQRGNLLLKQGKLDEAETDFKDVLKSSPSEKEEKEARSQLLKSDEMQRLVAQAKKDYSAKDYKMAAERLDVLIEICVWDVSLRELRANCFIQMGEMGKAISDLKAASKLKNDNTDAFYKLSTIYYKLGDHEMSLNEIRECLKLDPEHKQCFSHYKQVKKLNKQILSAEELIQEQRYADAINKYQSVLKTEPDVPLYTFQAKERICHCFSKNQQASEAIAICSEVLSSDPQNLSALKDRAEAYLQDEQYEEAVRDYESARENNENDREISEGLERAQRLLKQSQKRDYYKILGVKRSAQKKEIIKAYRKLALQWHPDNFQDSEEKKKAEKKFIDIASAKEVLTDPEMRRKFDQGEDPLDPENQQSGGSGPHFQRGWNTWTGFNPFGSGPFNFKFNFN
- the dnajc3a gene encoding dnaJ homolog subfamily C isoform X1 — its product is MVSVGPFARKVLCYFSYILVLIDLRYEGVQCGKNAGLESHLEMGKKLLAAGQLADALSHFHAAVDGDPKNYLAYYRRATVYLAMGKSKSALPDLSKVIELKPDFTSARLQRGNLLLKQGKLDEAETDFKDVLKSSPSEKEEKEARSQLLKSDEMQRLVAQAKKDYSAKDYKMAAERLDVLIEICVWDVSLRELRANCFIQMGEMGKAISDLKAASKLKNDNTDAFYKLSTIYYKLGDHEMSLNEIRECLKLDPEHKQCFSHYKQVKKLNKQILSAEELIQEQRYADAINKYQSVLKTEPDVPLYTFQAKERICHCFSKNQQASEAIAICSEVLSSDPQNLSALKDRAEAYLQDEQYEEAVRDYESARENNENDREISEGLERAQRLLKQSQKRDYYKILGVKRSAQKKEIIKAYRKLALQWHPDNFQDSEEKKKAEKKFIDIASAKEVLTDPEMRRKFDQGEDPLDPENQQSGGSGPHFQRGWNTWTGFNPFGSGPFNFKFNFN